GTGGGTAGTGTTTTAACTATCCAAGACCCGCTGGTAACAAACACAGCTAATCGAGGTATTTCAAAGACTTCTGACATTTCACAAACAGCAACTACTTTCCGGATCAAGAGCCTGAAAAGAAGTCACCCTGAATCTATTCTCAGCATTGGGGAGGAACTGATGAGAAACCAGAAATGAAGAATTTGTGTGGCCAGGGACTGTGAGCTACTGAAACTCAGTATACTGGCAGACAGTTAACCTTTGACCTCTAAGCTACTGGTTTCATCTGACACAGATCAGCAGGGACCAGAAGTCCTTACTGTCTGAAGGCTATTGGGTAACCATAGGACATGAGTTAACGGTGTCAGCTCAGTCCCTACTATCACAAACCCACCACATTAGCTGGCACTAACTGGACCTTGGTGGTGGTCTCAGCAGCAATACTTGATAAAGTGTCAGAGCTACTCATAAGCAGTTGGTTTGTAAATTAGCAGAAAATAAGGTGAGAAGTAGTAAGCAACAAAGGGTCATCAAAACCAAACATTAAACCCTAAAGGctagattctgtgctgtgcccctgAAAGGTGCAGCCCAGAAGAGGAGGCCAAGGAGGCTTTAGATAACATTTCATCCTCCAGATTCTGGGCAactgggctctgccctgggagctgctctaacttacagtAACCTCCCCAGGGCTGCCTATGGCTGTTCAAGAATCCAGTGCTCACTTTGGCTACTCTACCTCCCTACCCCATCCTACTCTAGGGTTTGTGGGGTCCACAAAGGACAGATTATGCTGGCCATATGCTGTTCCCGTGTTGGGAAAATTCTTTATTGGTCTCTTACACAACTGCCACAAAGGTTATAGGGGTCAGAGCAGTGATCCCCTTAACATGTTCTCAAGTGGCTGGTGAGGAGTGGAAGCATGTTGTATATGTAGGTTTTAGCATGGCTTCATAGGAAATCATTCTCAGGGAAACGTGTATTGAAGGGAACATCTAACATTCCAGCTAGGGAGTAGCTTAATGTCACAGTTGGAGGAGAAGTGAAATCTTAATCCCAAGGTCACAGCAGGGATATTTAGATAAATGTAACTGCATAAGGAGCTTGCAACAGAACAAGCTGCCAGGAGAGAGTGTGGCATCTGACACAGATCATCATCATTAGTCTGGACACCGTACTGAGTGCTCATGGGAACAGCTTCATTTCATCCATTAGAGATGGGCTGAAACAGGTGAGATCCTTGCCTGCTCAAGGGGAAGGACAGGAGGAGAAGAACTAGCTGGCCCATAGTTTCTGCCTAGCCCAATGACTTATGAATTCCAGTTTCTCATTATTTAGAGAAAGGTGAAATATCCTTCTGCTCAGACACTAGGTCCCAGATTGACATCATACTTGTCCAGTCACACCACTTGTTCCTCCTATTCCCTACTCACTCTGAACCTTAAGCCCATTCCTACTGCCCCTTCTGCTCTTGTCAAGTCAAAGGGTGGACATGGCTCAGGAACAGGAGAAAAGGTTTACTGCAGGCAGTTCTTTCTACTCTATAAACAAGATCTTGAGCGATAATGCTCCCACCACCGTCCCCTGCTTGCCACATCCCTGCTTGAATAGCTTGCCTAtttccagagccaggaataggattCCTTAGCTGATGCTTTTGTCAGTGCACCTGCTATCCTTTGTGAGCAACTCCCCAGGACACTGCACATATACacttgacagcagtagcctcacTTGTCACAAAGGACCAGAGATATATTTTAAGATATGCTCAGTAAGCAAAAGCTTCCAAGCCAatgacagctttgaaaatcaagcctttGAATCATAGAAACAGACTTACCATCATGCTGCTGTTCTGCTCCTGTTTTGCCTCTTGAATGATAGTGCTAAAGCGGTCCAGATAGTTCAGATTCTCTTCTATCACACGGGCAAAAACATCCCTATAAAAAAGGCATAAGGGGGCAGATTTAAACTGTGACTGACCCACTCCTCCGGAAGGAggacagggagaggaggagataaATTTACAGCAGTTTATCTGCAATTCAAAAAGTTACTCTGCAACTGTATTTGGCATGCCACTCTGCTGATGCCAAGGGATTGACAGAGGGCTTCCAGCCACCATCCACAGGGCAAAGATTAAGTTAGGAATGATTCACTGCACAATAATATCCTGCACTTCACTCAGGACAGAGCAGAGTTCCAAAAAGGTGCCATAATACTGGAGACCTCAAAGATGAATAGAAATATCATGAATTACCTGGGATCTAATCTGAAGCAGCCAATTTCTAAAATTCTGAGTAACCAAGTATGACCTTAAGAGCCCCTTGATGGCAAATGGCAAAAGACTCACTGTTCTGTAAATACAATAGTTACCAGGCCTGCCAAACTCACTGCACCTTAAAGCTGCTGTCATAATATTTATCCAAAAAGCATCTTGTAAAAACTGGTGACCCTCTGGTCATTAATACTGCATGATgtagaaatggttacttactgtaattgtggttcttcaagatgtgatgcagacgtGTATTCCAGGTAGACACATTCACCCTGCAGGCCAGAGACTTTTGCCTATCAgtactcttagccctggtctacactaggactttaggtcgaatttagcagcattaaatcgatgtaaacctgcacccgtccacacgatgaagccctttatttcgacttaaagggctcttaaaatcgatttccttactccacccctgacaagtggattagcgcttaaatcggccttgccgggtcgaatttggggtactgtggacacaattcgacggtattggcctccgggagctatcccagagtgctccattttgaccgctctggacagcactctcaactcagatgcactggccaggtagacaggaaaagaaccgcgaacttttgaatctcatttcctgtttggccagcgtggcaagctgcaggtgaccatgcagagctcatcagcagaggtgaccatgatggagtctcagaatcgcaaaagagctccagcatggaccaaacgggaggtacgggatctgatcgctgtatggggagaggaatccgtgctatcagaactccgttccagttttcgaaatgccaaaacctttgtcaagatctcccagggcatgaaggacagaggccataacagggacccgaagcagtgccgcgtgaaactgaaggagctgaggcaagcctaccagaaaaccagagaggcgaacggccgctccgggtcagagccccaaacatgccgcttctatgatgagctgcatgccattttagggggttcagccaccactaccccagccgtgttgtttgactccttcaatggagatggaggcaatacagaagcaggttttggggacgaagaagatgatgatgatgacgaggttgtagatagctcacagcaagcaagcggagaaaccggttttcccgacagccaggaactgtttctcaccctggacctggagccagtaccccctgaacccacccaaggctgcctcctggacccagcaggcggagaagggacctccggtgagtgtaccttttaaaatactatacatggtttaaaagcaagcatgtgaaaggattactttgccctggcattcgcggctctcctggatatactcccaaagcctttgcaaaaggtttctggggagggcagacttattgcgtccttcatggtaggacactttaccactccaggccagtaacacgtactcgggaatcattgtacaacaaagcattgcagtgtatgtttgctggcgttcaagcaacatccgttcgtgtgttatcctcaggagagtgagatataatccatggtcacctggttgaaatagggtgcttttcttcaggggacactcagaggagcccattcctgctgggctgtttgcctgcggctgaacagaaatgttccccgctgttagccacagagaggggggagggttgagggggtagccacgcggtggggggaggcaaaatgcgaccttgtaacgaaagcacatgtgctatgtatgtaatgttaacagcaaggtttaccctgaaagagtgtagccagtgttttataaaatgtgtctttttaaataccgctgtcccttttcttttctccaccagctgcatgtgtttcaatgatcacaggatcttctccttcccagaggctagtgaagattagaaagaaaaaaaaacgcactcgagatgaaatgttctccgagctcatgctgtcttcccacactgacagagcacagacgaatgcgtggaggcaaataatgtcagactgcaggaaagcacaaaatgaccaggaggagaggtggcgggctgaagagagggctgaagctcgaatgtggcggcagcgtgatgagaggaggcaggattcaatgctgaggctgctggaggaccaaaccagtatgctccagtgtatggttgagctgcagcaaaggcagctggagcacagactgccactacagcccctgtgtaaccaaccgccctcctccccaagttccatagcctccacacccagacgcctaagaacgcggtgggggggccaccggccaaccagccactccaccacagaggattgccccaaaaaaaagaaggctgtcattcaataaattttcaagttgtaaacttttaaagtgctgtgtggcattttccttccctcctccaccacccctcctgggctaccttggtagtcatccccctatttgtgtgatgaatgaataaagaatgcatgaatgtgaagcaacaatgactttactgcctctgcaagcggtgatcaaagggaggaggggagggtggttagcttacagggaagtagagtgaaccaaggggcggggggtttcatcaaggaggaacaaacagaactttcacaccgtagcctggccagtcatgaaactggttttcaaagcctctctgatgcgtaccgcaccctcctgtgctcttctaaccgcgctggtgtctggctgcgcgtaaccagcagccaggcgatttcctcaacctcccaccccgccataaacgtctcccccttactctcacagatattgtggagcacacagcaagcagtaataacagtgggaatattggtttcgcagaggtctaagcgagtcagtaaactgcgccagcgcgcctttaaacgtccaaatgcacattctaccaccattctgcacttgctcagcctgtagttgaacagctcctgactgctgtccaggctgcctgtgtacggcttcatgagccatggcattaaggggtaggctgggtccccaaggatacatataggcatttcaacatcaccaacagttattttctggtctgggaagaaagtcccttcttgaagcttttgaaacagaccagagttcctgaagatgcgagcgtcatgtacctttcccggccatcccacgttgatgttggtgaaacgtcccttgtgatccaccagagcttgcagcactattgaaaagtaccccttgcagtttatgtactcgccggcttggtgctccggtgccaagatagggatatgggttccgtctatggccccaccacagttagggaatcccattgcagcaaagccatccactatgacctgcacatttcgcagggtcactacccttgatatcagcagatctttgattgcgtgggctacttgcatcacagcagcccccacagtagatttgcccactccaaattgattcccaactgaccggtagctgtctggcgttgcaagcttccacagggctatcgccactcgcttctcaactgtgagggctgctctcatcttggtattcatgcgcttcagggcaggggaaagcaagtcacaaagttccatgaaagtgcccttacgcatgcgaaagtttcgcagccactgggaatcgtcccagacctgcaacactatgcggtcccaccagtctgtacttgtttcccgagcccagaatcggcgttccacagcatgaacctgccccattagcaccattatgcatgcattggcagggcccatgctttcagagaaatctgtgtccatgtcctgatcactcacgtgaccgcgctgacgtcgcctcctcgcccggtagcgctttgccaggttctggtgctgcatatactgctggataatgcgtgtggtgtttaatgtgctcctaattgccaaagtgagctgagcggactccatgcttgccttggtatggcgtccgcacagaaaaaaggcgcggaatgattgtctgccgttgctctgacggagggaggggcgactgacgacacggcttacagggttggcttcagggggctaaaatccacaaagggggtggctttacatcaaggagtagttcaggcaggacttcacggagggttccaataagaaattgtgcacctaagttattgttcttattggaacaaggaggttagcctggcctctgattgatacatggctagatttacctcgctgcaccttctctgtgagtgactgcagtgtgacctagaggaatgagtcccctagacaggggagaaggcaaatgagtacaaaacaaatctggtctatttcttgttttgatccactccatctatcttttacatctttggctggcagcagacggtgcagaaggacatattgcctgcctgctcaccataagacggttcaataggactgactgccggacttaagagaatgacctggtcaagtcactaaaaatttagtccctgcgcccatgtctgcccaggcgctcctgatcgacctcacacaggcgaccaggagtacctcggacaagacgaggacggctaccagtcgtattgtaccgtctgctgccacaaggcaatgggttgctgctactgcgtagcaatgccgtgccgtgtctgccagcacccaggagacatacggtgacggttacctgagcgggctccatgcttgcggtggtatggcgtccgcacaggtaactcaggaaaaaaggcgcgaaacgattgtctgcccttgctttcacggagggagggaaggggggactgacgatatgtacccagaaccacccgcgacaatgtttcagccccatcaggcattgggatctcaacccagaattccaatgggcagcggagactgcgggaactgtgggatagctacccacagtgcaacgctccggaagtcgactctagcctcggtactgtggaagcactccgccgagttaatgcacttaatgcacttctgtggggacacacacactcgaatatataaaaccgatttctaaaaaaccgacttctataaattcgaccttattccgtagtgtagacatacccttagaggggTGGCACTCATGTCTGTAGCCCCTCTCCTGAATATATGAGGCAGCACCACCGCAACCTCTCTCAGTTCTTTGGCACTGAACGCCCAGGGGAAGACATTGATGCAGAGGAATAGAGGGTGAGTTGTGGAATAcacgtctgcatcacatctcaaagaaccacagttactataagtaactgtttcttcttcgagtagatgcAGATGAATATATTCCACCAGGTAGGTGATTCACAAGCAACAACACTCAGTTCCTTTGCACCAAACGTCCAGAGGAAGACTCTgatgcagaggggacagagggtccattgtggaatacacatctgtCTAGCCTTTTATCTGACCAGGACTGAACAGTTTGATGCTTGCCTCGCCTGTTCATATCGTATCCGGATTGCATGAAGGGACAAAATTTCTGTGCGGACCATCTCTAGGTGGTAACATCTTGTACAAAGACATGAGCGCTACCAGTGTAAgagtactgctaggcaaaagtcTCCGGCATGTGGGGTGCACACATGACCCCtagaatacatgtctgcatcacatgTCGAAGAACCACAGTCTAACGTATGGAGGTGTTACTCCTCCAGGGAACGATGCAGCTTAGGGAAAAATACAGGCAAATACACAGCCTGTGCAAATGAAAGAGTCTGCCTTGGATAAGAAGTTTGGGTGTGGTTGGAACATTACCTTGTCCTTGGAGAACTGCATGTAAGGAGGCCCCACCATCAGGGCCTGCAACTCACCCACCCTCCTGACAGGTAATGGCTATCATGAATGCAGTTTTCTGAGACAGAGGTGGCAGTGGACAGGATGCAAGAGAGTCGAATGGAGGCCCCAGTAGAGCTGTTAAAACTTCCTATGATCTAATACTGTTCAGAAAGGTACTGAGCAGTACAAGATGCGCATCTCTGTGGGAACAAGGCTGGGACTAGAGAGCTTGCGGGTGTTgccctgtatgtaattcatgagtgattGGTCAGGGTGCTCATTATTTAGCTGGGAGTGAATCTGCATGCTGAAGGCTCCGTGAACAGGCAAGAATTGGCTGTTCTGATAGCAacacagtgtaaaaggcaccccagttATGGGTACAAAGCTGTTCAactgtccagattgtaccctgggtaatgttaCAGTCTGATGCAGGCCTCGCTGATTTCTCTAACCGATAAAGTTTTCACACAGTTTTCTCTGGATCTAGCAGCTCTTCGGATAAGGACCTGCAATCCTTAAACGTTTCCTAACATCTCACTCACCCAGGCAATAGACATAATTGGGAAACATCAAGAAGTGCTGcacaggtttgtgggatttttaaaaaatggtatgaAAATTATGGACTATGGATGGCATTATTgaatggagaaagttgcatgctgggaccaTGGCCCCCAGCTCCCAGAGATCTCTGGGCAAGTTGTTTCTATCTGACAACACATTGCAAAAATTTCCCAAAAGGCATTGTGCCAGACAGTGAGATACCTACCTGTGGCACACTGCACTTTGCATCGACACAAGCACGGCTGGTGACTACACGCAGTTCTGACGCAAGCAGACAAGTTTGAATGCGCATGAGTGATATACTAATTTTGGCAGCTGTACACCCATGTAACTTGAATCAATCATagttcgtagtgtagacatagccttggaaTGAGCATTATTAAGATGCATAACAGCCTCACATGACAAACATTTAAAACCTCAGAAATTTTAAACAGACACAAGGAGGTCTCCCtacttggaaaaaaacaaaccaaataaaaaaaatactattaAATTAAAACCCATCAACTACTACAATACACCCTAACTACCACTAACTAAACTATTTATAGATAAACTAATGTGTGAGTGGATGAGATGGCACTGTCAGTTGGCATCATCTCACAGCCAAAAGTGGTGAAAGGAATTGAGGGTTCAGTTGGTCACTCCATCCCCTTTTATAACCTCACAGGGGAGGAGCTTGAGGCTATGCAGGAAGCAGCTGCAGCCAACGGACACTGTTGACTAAAGCATTCTGATCTCCAGTGCATGTGGAGCACATATAGACAAGGACTCGAGGAAGAATGGAACACCACAAGGGAAGAATATGTACAACAAGGAGAAAAATAGTACACACTGATTGGAATAGTAGTCAGGCAGGTGTTACAGTTAGCAAAAGGAGTATACCTAATTCAGCTAGAAAGCTGGGTGAGGTTTGAGGGAAACAACTGAAATGCCTGAACATGAATGCAAGTCGTCAGGACAATAAAACAGTGGAActggaactactggtgcaggaggccaaaccagatattatagggataagaGATCATGGTGGAATAGTgctcatgactggaatacaggcattgaagggtatgtgctgtttaggaaagatagcaataaaggtaaaggtggagGGATAGAGTTCTATATCAATGATGCAGTAAACTGTTAAATACAATGTGAT
The sequence above is drawn from the Natator depressus isolate rNatDep1 chromosome 7, rNatDep2.hap1, whole genome shotgun sequence genome and encodes:
- the LOC141991277 gene encoding uncharacterized protein LOC141991277, translated to MQSSSAEVTMMESQNRKRAPAWTKREVRDLIAVWGEESVLSELRSSFRNAKTFVKISQGMKDRGHNRDPKQCRVKLKELRQAYQKTREANGRSGSEPQTCRFYDELHAILGGSATTTPAVLFDSFNGDGGNTEAGFGDEEDDDDDEVVDSSQQASGETGFPDSQELFLTLDLEPVPPEPTQGCLLDPAGGEGTSAACVSMITGSSPSQRLVKIRKKKKRTRDEMFSELMLSSHTDRAQTNAWRQIMSDCRKAQNDQEERWRAEERAEARMWRQRDERRQDSMLRLLEDQTSMLQCMVELQQRQLEHRLPLQPLCNQPPSSPSSIASTPRRLRTRWGGHRPTSHSTTEDCPKKKKAVIQ